Below is a window of Watersipora subatra chromosome 11, tzWatSuba1.1, whole genome shotgun sequence DNA.
TCCTGCAGTTGCTCCACCTGCTGCTGCACCTGCCGATCCTGCTGCTGCTCCACCTGCACCTGCTCCTGCTGGTCCTGCTGCTGCTCCACCTGCTCCTGTACCTGCAGGTCCTGCTGCTGCTCCACCTGCTCCTGCACCTGCTGGTCCTGCTGCTGCTCCACTTGCTGCTGCTGGTCCGGCTGCTCCTGCTGGTCCTGCTGCTGGTCCACCTGCTCCTGCTGGTCCTGCTGCTGCTCCACCTGCTCCTGCTGGTCCGGCTGCTGCTCCACCTACTCCTGCTCCTGCAGGTCCTGCAGCTGCTCCACTTGCTGCTGCTGGTCCGGCTGCTCCTGCTGGTCCTGCTGCTGCTCCACCTGCTCCTGCTGGTCCTGCTGCTGCTCCACCTGCTCCTGCTGGTCCGGCTGCTGCTCCACCTACTCCTGCTCCTGCAGGTCCTGCagctgctcctcttgctgctgctCCACTTGCTGCTCCACCTGCTCCTGCTGGTCCTGCAGCTGCTCCACCTGCTGCTGCTCCTGCTGGTCCTGCTGCTGCTCCACCCACTGCTGCTCCTGCTGGTCCTGCTGCTGCTCCACCTGCTCCTGTACCTGCAGGTCCTGCTGCTGCTCCACCTGCTCCTGCACCTGCTGGTCCTGCTGCTGCTCCACCTGCTGCTGCTCCTGCTGGTCCTGCTGCTGCTCCACCCACTACTGCTCCTGCTGGTCCTGCTGCTGCTCCACCTGCTCCTGCCGATCCTGCTGCTGCCCCACCTGCTGCTGCTCCTGCTGGTCCTGCTGCTGCTCCACCCACTGCTGCTGCTGCTGGTCCTGCTGCTGCTCCACCTGCTCCTGCCGATCCTGCTGCTGCTCCACCTGCTCCTGCTGGTCCTGCTGCTGCTCCACCTGCTGCTGCTCCTGCTGGTCCTGCTGCTGCTCCACCCACTGCTGCTGCTGCTGGTCCTGCTGCTGCTCCACCTGCTCCTGCACCTGCCGATCCTGCTGCTGCTCCACCTGCTCCTGCTGGTCCTGCTGCTGCTCCACCTGCTGCTGTACCTGCTGGTCTTAATGCTGGTCCACCTGCTCCTGCACCTGTAGTTTTAGCTGCTGCTCCAACAATTACTGCAGGCACGGCCGTAGCGCTAACTCCTCTTGCAGGTCCACCTCCATTAGCTGATCTACCACTAGGGCCTGTTGAATTATACAAAATTGCACAGTAACTATACCAACTGCTCTCATTAGGCACATTCATTAAAATTGTATTTGCATCAAGTGTAGgtttttaaaatactaaaagCTATACATATGGCAGAGGCATTACTAACCATTAATCATGATATAAATTGGTACTCCATTAGATGTGTGAGACTGGGATCTGAGACCACGGGCTGCTGCTGCACCTGCTGATCCTGCTGCTGCTCCACCTGCCGATCCTGCTGCTGCTCCACCTGCTGCTGCACTAGCAGGTCCTGCTGCTGCACTAGCAGGTCCTGCTGCTGTTCCACCTGCTCCTGCACCTACCGGTGCGGCTGCTGCTCCACCTGCTGCTGCTCCACCTGCTCCTACACCTGCCGGTCCTGCTGCTGCTCCACCTCCTGCTGCACCTGCTGGTCCTGCTGCTGCTCCACCTGCTCCTGCACCTGCCGGTCTTGCTGCTGTTCCACCTCCTGCTGCACCTGCTGGTCCTGCTGCTGCTCCACCTGCTCCTGCACCTGCTGGTCCTGCTGCTGCTCCACCTCCTGCTGCACCTGCTGGTCCTGCTGCTGCTCCACCTGCTCCTGCACCTGCCGGTCCTGCAGTTGCTCCACCTGCTGCTGCACCTGCTGGTCCTGCTGCTGCTCCACCTGCTCCTACACCTGCTGGTCCTGCTGCTGCTCCACCTGCTCCTGCACCTGCCGGTCCTGCTGCTGCTCCACCTGCTGCTGCACCTGCTGGTCCTGCTGCTGCTCCACCTGCTCCTGCACCTGCAAGTCCTGCAGTTGCTCCACCTGCTGCTGCACCTGCTGGTCCTGAAGTTGCTCCACTTACTGCTGCTCTTGCTGGTCCTGCTGCTGCTCCACCTGCTGCTGCTCCCAAAGGTCCTGCTGCTGTTCCAATTTGAGAAGTGCTAACTGTAGAACCAGTCCTAGAAGGCACCTGAGCTACAGGTCCAGTTCTAGCAGGTCCTGCGCCAGAAGTTGCTGTCCTAGTAGGAGCTTGTGCTCTCACTGGAGCTCTTCCTATTGAAGTGGCAACTCTAGCAGGTGCTTGGGCAACAGGACCAGTAAGTGGGCTAACAGGTGTCCCTCCAACTGGGGTCATGGATGAGGCTATAGAATTAGATGGGTGGGCTGACGTTCTCCCAACTAAAGTGGCAGTTGTAGCAGGCGCCGAACCAACTGCTCTGGCAGGTCCTACAGGTGCTCCTGCTGTGACAGGGGCTGGTACTCCTCTCGTTGCAGTAGGTGCAACAGCTCTGTCAGGCGTATTGTGAACATGGTTGTGTCCAATCGCAGAAGGGCCTTAAAACAGAAATGTTAATAGCTTGTTTTAGaagcaataaatttttaaaactgaattATTGAAAGTATTTTATAGAGCAAGCCAACTCAGAACAATAATTACCATGAGCATGTATGATGTATGTCACTGTCGGTTTATGGCTTCCTCTTCTAGTTACAGGAGCTCCAGGTGTTCTTGGTGCAACTCCTCCAGAGGTAACTGCATAGTTGTGTGTTGCTACAAATTAACCGAattatttagttttgcataGACTGCTATATTTGTCTTTATATAAATAGTTGGTGGGTTTGGTAGGCTGGATACAATATGCTTATTAACATTTGGTATTAATTACTTTTATGGTGCAAAGCAATATTCTGagctactaaaatttttaaaacattctctttactgtttcatttaatttatttaaaattttcaaagttttaatataatatgttagtcTTGCTTACCctttatcatttattttatgtattttttatgtattttttttcaTTACAAGCACACAAAAGTAGAACATAAAACAATAGCCTTGGTACCAACCAATCTGTCATGTGAAAaatgattttaacaaaaactaaaaGGGTTATTTAAATCTGGGGTCTAAagatttagtaaaataaaatatacataaaagtcattaaataatattcataaaataaaaatattttagaatagCCTAAATTAAGCAAATCTGATCTTTTGTTTACAAATGGAAAGAATAATAATGAACATAAATAACAATGTATAAATGCtgtaaatagtaaaaaaatgtttttcaacaaattGACTGTGAGCGTATGATGACGTATAAATTGTTGCTAGCACGAAAATGCCCTTAATTTTGGTTACAGGTTCACAGGCTATGGTGCGATGACCAGCAAACATATATGACAAACAAACCTATAGCTGAACTGTTTAAAACAAGTAATACTAGGAAATATATTTTGTAGCTTATAAAGTATTAGATTAGAAACAATTTACTGCAGATGAGTACTTACCGGCGTGTTGACTGTGTGCTGGTATTACCGAAATTAACAAGATGACTGCGGAAAGGCTAGACACAAGTACTCCCTTCATTTTCACTATAGTTTTACAGGCTATGGTGCAGTGAAGAGAAAATATGTGCAACTGAAGAGCTTAGGCAAACTTCTTCCTTATATACCCATTCCAGCAGCGATTAATTAGCCAGCAAACACTCCTCCTTAGCATTGCATTGTCACTAATGAATAGAATTAAACATTAAACAACAGGTAAGTCGGGTGTGTCCTCAAACATCTAATTACATGCCTGAAAAACTAGATGTGGTGCAATATTCCATGGCCTTCCGGAAGAAATACAAAAGCAATTAATTTATATGCTTGAGCAAACTGACAAGAGTCGCTATTATATTCTGGGAATTCGCAGCATCATTATCTAAGTTTTTTTGTAGACAAAACTAACGCGTGCTGCTTATAACACTGTTTTGCTATCCACCGCAGcatgaaaaatttatttcacaGTTGTTAAAACTTACAGAGAACATATTTTATTGTCCTAATCGATATTGCCAATACCTAACTAAGCTTGAAGTTTGTTGAGGACTTCTGGCACCCTTTTGAGTAACTGAAAATCCTCATGTGACTAAGAGATTATAGAGATAGCAGCAAGCGAagatattttaaaacttcatagaCATAGACTCTGCCTGGGTCAGCTAATTGCATGTCTTCAACTCTTCCCCTCTTGATCAATGCATCAGATACTTGGTACTCATATAACTAttgaatgtttttaataaattcaGCCAAAGATGATTTTAAATCAATTTCATTGGTTTCAAGTGAGTTAAAGAGCTCTGGCTAAATTTTGAGACAATTAAAGAGGTCAGTAGtatcaaaaactttaaaaagattattttataACTTCATTCCTGCTGTGTCTGCGCAATTCTTTGATGACAAGTGAGGAAATAAAATGTCTGCACAGCTTACTGCAAACAAAGCTGTGTAATACTTTTTAAAGAGTATTTTGCACAAAGAATGTCTCTTTGAATCTAATGGCAAATGCCTCAACAACTGGAGACATACCCAGTCGCATAAAGTAATCCAATTAAATGATATCGCATTTGATCCAATTATCCAattatcaatcaatcaatcaatttatCCAATTAAATGATATCGCATTGGATATCATTTAATTGGATAAATGATAtccaatttaaggttggatatCATTCTTTGTTGATCAGTAGCCTTTCCTGGGAATTGAACCCAACCTGCTTTCTGCAAGTCAAGCATTTTAGACCACTAGACTACGGCTGCTCTCCTGCTACATACTTGCTACAACTGCTGTTGTAGCAAGTAGTCCAATGTGAAGATTTCAACTTGCAATTTCCACAACTTCTAGCTCTTGACCTGACATAACAGCAGCAGGGCTGACATCAGGTTTCTGAACCCTAAGTTTACAGTAGACAGTGCAACTCATTAACTTTAAAATGAACACTTTTCTGAGATGGCCTAGCAAGTTCCATAATTGTTACTTATtacttttgtttgtatttatactCATACTGTCAGATAAAAAACgaaataaaatgaaataccaccaagtaataaaataaaataatttttataaaggaCAGTGTGCAGGTTACTAGAGAAAGTGTAGAGTACTAAATAAAGCGCCCACAACTCTACCACCAACATGTTTAGTAATTAATTGAAAGACAGCAGCTTTTGTTATGTGCAGAttaaggagttgttttctctcatATGCTTGCCAAACTGGCCAAACATCTTTCCAAATGTCAGGTTTTACATTGTCTTACCTCTTTTTGAAAAACTGTACGCTTCCACTTTTTTTGTGCGTTGAAGCTTAGAGGGTAACAAAAAACAATGGCGATAATTTATGCTAAATTCATTAACAATTCGTAATTTGTCAGGGTTTGTTTACAGCCGTTGGACAATGCTTACACAACTGTTTGTTGACCTAAAACTTTGAAGAGTAAAAAGGGAAGTTGTCAGGTTTCATTTGTACTTCCACAAATGAACgagttatcattatttttactaatatatataaaattatgacaaATAAATCTCAAAGGGACCCCTCAAAGCACCTGTCCTACAGTGTCTCCAATACATAATATCTTGGGTGTAATCAGACCACCCACATTCTGTGGCTATCAGCTTAATGACAATGTAGAgcagcatatattttattttcattagaGTAAATATCAATTTATTTTGAGAATACTTCTGAAAAAATATGATTATAGCTATGAGAATAAGCTCTTTGGGTTGGGACAGCCTTATAGGCTATCGGCCgaggcagtttatcttgcatttccgTTGGCACCCCCTTCCAGTGgtaatttctgcagtgatttagactaattttggtatagAGAgttcaaaactgaagagttgccgcagctgccattcccacttctatgagaattttgaaaaaaatgatattttaagatttatctcccctgtaaataatAATCCTTCcttagaagcatcagatttgcagcttttattatacttatttggcagtgatttagaatgtcaGTGGTAAagtcaaaatttattttctattcATTTTCGAACATTCTACGTCCTATGTTCTACGATTGTTAcacgcacatgtaaactatatacatgtatatacgtatatttacatgtgtatataattgtatggtttaatagctttatgttacaaaaaaattcaaaacactttatttatgttttataacctgacactgatgaatcatagaaaataatacgAACGCAGCAAGCAGTGTGAAAATGGTGATTAttatttgcattattattagtagtattattagtagctaATATTAACAGTCTTACAAAAGAAGCTGGAATATTTCAAAATACagcatatcctaactatttgttcaatatgttgagTTCTTAGTCATTGTCCTCACTATCGGCATCCTCTGCTACTCTCACTTCAGTTTTGTCTTAGTGCATGCATGTGCAGAGCTTTGTGTGAGGTACATTGTAGCTttgccatgatactggcacatcagttccctcggcACCTTGATCTTTGACAATTCCATAAAACTGCTTGTAGAATATCAGATGAGGCGATGATTCTGGTATGCCACTTTACTGCATGCTCATCATTTTTCTTACCAGTATCCACcaatgtaaagaaggaaatggTACGTTGACAAGTTATGTTGTTGCCTCTTtccaaatacatgtaggtagctgcTACTTAATTGACACAATGTACATGtttttcagcgattgaagggagggactgactggcCTAGACCTAAACACAAATAGCCTGTCCtttagtcagttgaagtctgtgcCATTTTCCTGGGTCCTATTTtcttggccatagagtctgtATGTGTAAGTCTCACAGAGAGAACAAAGTTGCCCCGAAACTTTAATGATTTTCAGAGTCGACTTCTGTTTTGCTGAGTTTCCCTTTGTCTGCAAAGGATGAAACTGCATCATCAACTCATCAACCTATTGAGGTTTTCACATAGTTAATAGCCATAGTAGCTCTATTCTTGTAAAAGTTTTTGATCAAAAAATCCACACAAGCAGCCTTGTACTTTTTAGTAGGAGCAATAAGCACATCAAGAATGGTATCAGCAAGTTGATGGAATGTTAAAGGGATGGCACTGGCAGGCCGGGCTTGGATAAGCGCCATAGCATCCGCAAGGATGGCCCCTCATCCTCAATAGCTTGGAGTCACTGCATTTATGGTAGTTTGATCATGTCTGCTATAGATATGAACTAGTCCTCTCAGAAGGTTTTTAACTCAGTTGCCCTCTGGAAACCTGGGCTATAATATCCACAAACTGCAGTTAGAGGCACAGCTCTCGGCTTGTCCccttacataaaaaattccaagATAGCATAGGTAAGTAGTGAACAATCTtaattgattctgttgaggcaAGATTGATCAACATTTTCACCAATTACGCAGTTGTGCATCGAGCATTACGCAGATATACTTGTCATAACACTCGTTATGAGAGGCCACCTCTAAAGCAACCACATCTTGATCAAAGTTCTACAAAATACACGTTCTTCCTGTTTGATGGTAGCAGCAGTCTTCAACCCATCTGCATATGTAGACAGGTGCACCGCTCACCAAATTAGCAAGTTGTTTACGCAAGACCATGCTTGAAGATGTCACTAGGAATTTAAATCCATTGTTGGGGGGCCATAGTTGCTTGTAGGGCGATGTGATGCCAATGATTGGTGCCATACCAGTACAAGTTGGTCTGCAAAACAATACAGGGCACTGCTCATCAATTACTTATCAATTACTTAATCATAGTAAAAGCAACTGAAAAAATCATATCTTAGGTTAATTTACAGGATAGATGGACATACCAGCAGACACAGTTTTGGCCACATGAAACACAACTTTGCAAGTATGTAGTTGATTCGTGTGAGTAGCACCACACCTTCTTTTCACAAATCATGCACACATGTTTAAATGTAGGTCTTGATGTATATAAGTGGACAGCAGAATTGAATCTTGTGATTTTCTTTGGTGGCTCATCTTCATCTTGACATGGTGTATCATGAGTAGCAGGTTTTCAACACTCTTCATGTGGCTAAATGAATGCCAGGACAACATTGACTGGGGAAATCATCATCACTTAGTCAGCTTAGACCAATAAACTAGATTGAATACATGCATGATTTGTCCATTTGATAAACAAGGGCAAGACTAATGATTAATACCTGGCTGGATggaaatttagttatttttcaaactgaataCAAGCATCTTGATCAGTAGCCACCACTACTGGTTTTTACGGATTACAATATCTGCATTCCTTCCatcttaataataattattaactatgtacttaagttacataataattattttatagaataattataagtCCAATTATCTCACCTTAAATGTTTGAGTGGTAAGGATTGCAAGTCTAAAAAATACCCGCCTCACTGTGTTTTCTCCTAccaagctcaattttgctgttagtCAGTCTCTGATAgcatgttctgtgaatctggTTACCCTTGCAGGCAAGTTGAAGGCATACACTGTTGGAAACAGGCCTTTCATGttttttaaaagtgttttttccagctttctagacagtgactaaGTGTTTGACCTGTGTGCTTAGTCAATGtttatcaaattaatttcttgAGAGCCATGTATGTGGGCTACACAAGTCAGGTAAAAGCTCAAACCatgaatgcacttatcttgtatcttattattttctacgattcatcagtgtcaggttaaaaaacataattatagtgttttgaatctTTTTTTGTAcattaaagctattaaaccatacaatcatatacacatgtacatattcgtatatatatgtatatagtttacttgCGCGTGTAACAATCaaaggatatggaatgttcaaaaatagatagaagatgaattttgactttacCACTGAACTTCTAATTCACTGCCAGGTAGTTAtgataaaagttgcaaatctgatgttTCTATGGAAGGAATCTtctttacaggggagataaatcctcaaatatcatttttatttaatttctcatagaagtgggaatggtagctgcggcaactcttcagtttttaAATCTTCACACCCAAATTAATCTAAATCAcagcagaaattgccactgaaagggggtgccaacggaacatcatttctagagcTCTTTTGCCTGTTCGGCCCATAGCCTATGGGCGTTTAACTAGTTAGTTACTAAAACTGTAAATTGTATCCTATATATCTTAAAAAGATATAGATCTCAAAAATATCTcattatattctatatatatttctaaatatatcctactatattctatatataaatcatattatattctattgtaaattctattgtatataaaataataatagaagataaatttaaaccGTAAAACGGTTAAATTTATCTTGCCAAAATTCGGATgagctagttgaaaaatacagcaccaccctctatttgaacgtcgcTTTTGATAATGCTTGACTTTTATAGGAcgagggttgaaaaatagtgtTATGGCGTTCAAATATAGCTTTTATAGTAGATTGAGCAACTTCACTTGGGTTTTCAAGCTACACTTTGATATAGATTGAGCAACTTCCCTTGGGTATTCAAGCTACACTTTGATATAGATTGAGCAACTTCCCTTGGGTATTCAAGCTACACTTTGATATAGATTGAGCAACTTCACTTGGGTATTCAAGCTAGACTTTGACATAGACTGAGCTACTTCACTTGGGTTTTCAAGCTAGACTTTGACATAGACTGAGCTACT
It encodes the following:
- the LOC137407849 gene encoding spidroin-1-like translates to MTPVGGTPVSPLTGPVAQAPARVATSIGRAPVRAQAPTRTATSGAGPARTGPVAQVPSRTGSTVSTSQIGTAAGPLGAAAGGAAAGPARAAVSGATSGPAGAAAGGATAGLAGAGAGGAAAGPAGAAAGGAAAGPAGAGAGGAAAGPAGVGAGGAAAGPAGAAAGGATAGPAGAGAGGAAAGPAGAAGGGAAAGPAGAGAGGAAAGPAGAGGAAAGGAAAAPVGAGAGGTAAGPASAAAGPASAAAGGAAAGSAGGAAAGSAGAAAARGLRSQSHTSNGVPIYIMINGPSGRSANGGGPARGVSATAVPAVIVGAAAKTTGAGAGGPALRPAGTAAGGAAAGPAGAGGAAAGSAGAGAGGAAAGPAAAAVGGAAAGPAGAAAGGAAAGPAGAGGAAAGSAGAGGAAAGPAAAAVGGAAAGPAGAAAGGAAAGSAGAGGAAAGPAGA
- the LOC137407848 gene encoding bromodomain-containing protein DDB_G0280777-like, whose amino-acid sequence is WVEQQQDQQEQQQVEQQQDQQVQEQVEQQQDLQVQEQVEQQQDQQEQQWVEQQQDQQEQQQVEQLQDQQEQQQPDQQEQVEQQQDQQEQVEQQQDQQEQPDQQQQVEQLQDLQEQE